A portion of the Candidatus Neomarinimicrobiota bacterium genome contains these proteins:
- a CDS encoding PAS domain S-box protein: MLMLAELLFLLTSLVLLVFLVILGELFRLHVQRGWYIIIAAFSLLFIGASIEYFDSFDHSSLADTLNAPTIQIGVKYFAGYAMGLLLLLVGLLLWAPTVVASRERYLLRIKNSERRYRLLTENASDMLAEHELDGSFSFVTPASTSIVGYTADELVGHSIYDYVDPEQLEFIQNEHRRILESNDPVPVTYQFRHKAGHYIWLESSTRIYQPSEDEEPKILSVSRDVSERVEFEADLQKLNTSLDEQQRRVRLLYELSASTNLSIEEQLEATLTAGLENLGMELGIISRIQEEEYKVLHVYPESAGLSQGQIFDLGDTYCSIALMAKDIVAIDEMKSSEFSSHPCYAAFNLESYIGVPITVNDEAYGTLNFSRSTPRDIPFTESDHDFVRLMGQWVSRVIEQDKATKKLIQSEERFRALVRSAVVGVITMDAYGTIESYNDAAQKIFGYTLQEVWGKNVKMLMGPAEAQGYDDHLKRFREANSEGTIAESNEFVGRRKDGRAVYLDLGLNEVRTEGSHFLTGTFRDITEMKKAADDLANAHLQLKSVFNSATQVGIIATDLDGKITIFNPGAERMLGYSSDEIIGKESDIFHLDSEVKQRASELSRELGRPISGFDTYVALAKLGGYAEKEWTYVRKDGSQLTVDSAVTATRDTSGEITGFLGIALDITQRKRGEEALRLAKSVAEEANRTKSEFLTNMSHELRTPLNSVIGFSNIILRNTESKLTEKEITYLERIQANGKHLLELINDILDLSKVEAGSMELEIVSLNVGDLIRDLVGQVESQVAEKPVNLVQALPQKIVNIQTDPGKLKQILLNLLSNAIKFTEEGEVTVEVVTDPVSNRPVSIAVIDSGIGIPEDRIGHIFDEFEQVDSSTQRKYGGTGLGLSISRALCDLMGYSLDVESEVGKGSTFKILIPLDDPVAQIEESIRQTTRSSDRGPGSVSDESFKGKRILLVDDDPDSLTLLSHYLKDTECELETVASSAAAMKAVKRQKPDLITLDLRMPDETGEVFLAALRAKKEFADIPVVVVSIVARENRGKLPGATDFVQKPVNQHDLIWAIRRNIQKAPCCVLLVEDDPDMRDLISEYLSDLQIELRTAGNGQEALDILEDYVPNLILLDLKMPEMDGMKFLEVLENGTSQTMPHVMIITGKNLSSQEELLIKNGGITIIRKDQDFEKELRHQMLNIFSEK, from the coding sequence ATGTTGATGCTGGCTGAACTTCTCTTTCTGCTCACTTCGCTGGTACTTCTTGTTTTTCTGGTCATCCTGGGTGAACTTTTCCGACTCCACGTTCAAAGGGGTTGGTATATCATCATAGCAGCCTTTTCCCTGCTGTTTATCGGTGCTTCGATCGAATACTTCGACAGTTTTGACCACAGCTCTCTGGCTGACACCCTGAATGCTCCCACCATTCAAATTGGCGTGAAATATTTTGCAGGATATGCCATGGGATTGTTGCTGCTACTGGTGGGGCTTCTTCTGTGGGCACCCACTGTTGTTGCATCTCGAGAAAGGTATCTCCTCAGAATTAAGAATAGCGAGCGCCGCTATCGTCTCCTTACGGAAAATGCAAGTGATATGCTCGCTGAGCATGAACTGGATGGGAGCTTCAGTTTTGTAACCCCGGCGTCAACGTCAATTGTAGGATATACGGCTGATGAGCTCGTCGGCCATTCAATCTATGACTATGTGGACCCGGAGCAGTTGGAGTTTATCCAGAATGAACATAGACGAATACTTGAGTCCAATGACCCCGTCCCAGTCACTTATCAATTTCGCCACAAGGCAGGACACTATATCTGGTTGGAATCTTCCACCAGAATCTACCAACCCTCTGAAGATGAAGAACCCAAGATTCTTTCCGTGAGTCGTGATGTCTCAGAGCGGGTTGAATTTGAAGCGGATCTTCAGAAACTAAATACTTCCCTTGATGAGCAACAACGTCGGGTTCGCCTACTGTATGAGCTCTCAGCCAGCACAAATCTCTCCATTGAAGAGCAATTGGAAGCCACTCTAACAGCCGGTCTTGAGAACCTCGGTATGGAACTGGGGATAATCAGTCGAATTCAAGAGGAAGAATACAAGGTATTGCATGTCTATCCGGAATCGGCTGGACTGTCACAGGGGCAAATTTTTGACCTGGGAGATACTTATTGCAGCATTGCTCTGATGGCCAAAGATATTGTTGCAATTGATGAAATGAAATCATCTGAATTCTCATCCCATCCATGCTACGCTGCCTTTAACCTTGAATCCTATATAGGGGTTCCCATCACCGTTAATGATGAAGCCTATGGAACGCTTAATTTTTCACGCTCTACACCCAGGGATATTCCATTTACTGAGTCTGATCATGATTTTGTGCGATTAATGGGGCAATGGGTGAGTCGAGTCATCGAGCAGGATAAAGCCACAAAGAAATTGATTCAGAGTGAGGAAAGATTCAGAGCGCTCGTGCGTTCTGCAGTCGTAGGTGTCATTACCATGGATGCCTATGGCACCATTGAAAGCTATAACGATGCTGCCCAAAAAATCTTTGGATATACCCTGCAGGAAGTTTGGGGTAAAAATGTCAAGATGCTCATGGGACCTGCCGAAGCTCAGGGTTATGATGACCACTTAAAGCGTTTCCGAGAGGCCAACTCCGAAGGAACCATCGCTGAATCAAATGAGTTTGTGGGAAGACGCAAAGATGGTCGGGCTGTCTATCTTGACCTTGGGTTAAACGAGGTTCGGACGGAAGGAAGCCACTTCCTAACAGGCACTTTTCGAGATATTACGGAAATGAAAAAAGCAGCTGATGATTTAGCCAATGCTCATCTGCAGCTTAAAAGTGTTTTTAATTCTGCAACCCAGGTTGGAATTATTGCCACGGATCTGGATGGTAAAATTACCATTTTCAATCCTGGTGCAGAACGCATGCTGGGATACAGCAGTGATGAAATCATAGGTAAAGAATCTGATATTTTCCATCTTGATTCTGAAGTGAAACAACGGGCAAGCGAGTTGAGTCGAGAACTTGGTCGCCCCATTAGTGGATTCGATACCTATGTTGCCCTGGCGAAGTTGGGTGGCTATGCTGAAAAGGAGTGGACCTATGTTCGCAAAGATGGCAGCCAACTAACGGTAGACTCAGCTGTGACTGCTACCCGCGACACCTCCGGGGAAATAACCGGTTTTCTGGGAATCGCCCTTGATATTACTCAAAGGAAACGTGGTGAAGAAGCCCTCCGATTGGCTAAATCAGTTGCTGAAGAAGCCAATAGGACCAAAAGCGAGTTTCTCACGAATATGAGTCACGAGCTACGAACCCCATTGAACTCGGTGATTGGATTTTCAAACATCATTTTGAGAAATACTGAATCGAAGTTGACCGAAAAGGAAATTACTTACCTGGAAAGAATTCAGGCCAATGGCAAGCACCTTCTTGAATTGATCAATGATATCCTTGATCTTTCCAAAGTTGAGGCAGGCAGTATGGAACTTGAAATAGTTAGCCTCAATGTGGGAGATTTAATCCGAGATCTCGTTGGTCAGGTTGAGAGTCAAGTTGCTGAAAAACCTGTTAATCTTGTTCAAGCGCTTCCCCAAAAGATAGTTAATATTCAGACTGACCCGGGCAAGCTCAAACAAATTCTACTGAATCTGCTTTCAAACGCAATAAAATTTACCGAGGAAGGGGAAGTCACAGTTGAAGTGGTGACAGATCCGGTTTCAAATCGCCCTGTTTCTATTGCTGTCATAGACTCAGGGATAGGAATCCCCGAGGACCGCATCGGTCATATATTTGATGAATTTGAACAGGTAGACTCCAGTACACAACGCAAATATGGTGGCACAGGATTGGGTCTATCCATTAGCCGTGCGCTGTGCGACCTCATGGGGTATAGCCTTGATGTTGAAAGTGAGGTAGGCAAAGGGTCAACCTTCAAAATATTAATACCCCTGGATGATCCAGTGGCACAGATTGAAGAATCCATCCGGCAAACCACACGCTCATCAGATCGAGGCCCAGGCTCGGTCTCAGATGAAAGCTTTAAAGGGAAGCGCATCCTCCTGGTTGATGATGATCCAGATTCACTGACACTCCTTTCACATTACCTGAAGGATACAGAATGTGAGCTTGAAACAGTAGCTTCCTCTGCAGCAGCCATGAAAGCAGTGAAACGACAAAAACCTGATTTAATCACATTGGATCTCAGGATGCCAGATGAGACCGGGGAGGTTTTTCTGGCAGCACTCAGAGCAAAAAAAGAATTCGCTGATATTCCAGTAGTGGTGGTGAGTATCGTGGCCCGTGAAAATCGTGGCAAATTACCAGGTGCTACTGATTTCGTGCAAAAACCAGTAAATCAACATGACCTCATATGGGCCATCCGCCGAAATATTCAAAAAGCACCGTGCTGTGTGTTGCTGGTAGAAGATGATCCAGACATGAGGGATCTCATCTCTGAATACCTTTCCGATCTTCAAATTGAACTCAGAACTGCTGGAAATGGACAGGAAGCACTGGATATTCTTGAAGATTATGTCCCTAACTTGATACTACTGGATTTAAAAATGCCCGAAATGGATGGGATGAAATTTCTTGAAGTGTTAGAGAATGGAACCAGTCAGACCATGCCGCATGTGATGATCATTACAGGCAAGAATTTAAGCTCTCAAGAAGAACTCCTGATAAAAAATGGAGGCATCACTATTATCAGGAAGGATCAGGATTTTGAAAAAGAACTCAGACACCAAATGTTAAACATCTTTTCAGAAAAATAA
- a CDS encoding response regulator, translated as MEEFQKVYLQKMGSRIEALRAAGKGLSLNFEESAVSIRRLAHSLRGSGATYGFPRISELSAAVEDAADDMLAESLAHLVAHLQELYDGTRTDRERILVVDDSDEIRLMLRVILQKQGYDVTTAETAREGMDILAKESFDIMILDLVLPDIDGRNFLMKLRENHRTATLPVLVLSAKNSPQIKAECFALGADDYFEKPLDPALLTTRVAVTLQRSRNLEKQTRYDHLTNLPNRAAFSENFESQSKLSRREDSPLCLAMLDIDEFKAINDEHGHMVGDEALRYVATQIREKLRQSDYVARWGGEEFAVLFPSTLEDDGKAALTKALSHLNQFPLVTKTGASISISFSGGVYQVKPDEDMEQALSQADAVLYRAKAGGRNCIMGSDDEIEIRPTRILLAEDDDLTSEFILHRLRKDGFEIDHFDRGDAALEAARKTKYDLAIFDVKMPGMEGFELLQRTRGDSMNQKTPVIMLTSMGSEQDISRGLKLGANDYVLKPFSPMELLARIRRLLK; from the coding sequence ATGGAAGAATTTCAAAAAGTATACCTGCAAAAAATGGGTTCAAGAATTGAAGCCTTGCGTGCTGCTGGGAAAGGGCTCTCACTCAATTTCGAAGAATCTGCTGTTTCTATTAGAAGGCTAGCCCACTCTCTCCGAGGATCTGGAGCGACCTATGGATTCCCAAGAATTAGCGAACTTTCAGCCGCAGTAGAAGATGCTGCTGACGACATGCTGGCCGAATCATTGGCCCACCTGGTTGCCCACCTCCAGGAACTATATGATGGGACTCGAACAGATCGTGAACGTATCCTGGTCGTGGATGATTCAGACGAGATAAGATTGATGCTGAGGGTCATATTGCAAAAGCAGGGCTATGATGTGACCACAGCTGAAACAGCCAGGGAAGGTATGGACATCCTTGCTAAAGAGTCATTCGACATAATGATATTGGATTTGGTCCTTCCTGACATTGATGGCAGAAATTTTCTCATGAAACTGAGAGAGAATCATCGAACAGCTACCTTGCCAGTCCTCGTTCTTTCTGCTAAAAATAGTCCTCAAATTAAGGCGGAATGTTTTGCCCTGGGAGCGGATGACTATTTTGAAAAGCCTCTGGATCCCGCCTTATTGACCACCCGGGTGGCTGTTACCCTGCAACGTAGTCGCAACCTGGAAAAGCAAACCCGTTATGACCACCTTACCAATCTTCCAAACCGGGCAGCATTTTCTGAGAATTTCGAGTCTCAAAGCAAACTCTCTCGTCGCGAGGATTCCCCGCTTTGTCTGGCTATGCTCGATATAGATGAATTCAAAGCAATAAACGATGAACATGGACATATGGTTGGTGATGAAGCGTTGCGCTATGTAGCCACACAGATCCGGGAGAAATTGCGTCAATCAGACTATGTAGCTCGTTGGGGTGGGGAAGAGTTTGCAGTACTGTTTCCTTCTACACTGGAAGATGATGGGAAGGCTGCATTGACCAAAGCGCTCTCGCATCTAAATCAATTTCCACTGGTCACAAAAACAGGGGCATCCATTTCCATTTCCTTTTCCGGTGGTGTCTATCAGGTCAAGCCAGATGAAGATATGGAACAGGCACTTTCACAAGCCGATGCAGTGCTGTATCGGGCGAAAGCTGGTGGTAGAAACTGTATCATGGGCTCTGATGACGAAATTGAAATTCGACCTACCAGAATTCTCCTGGCAGAAGATGATGATCTCACATCAGAATTTATTCTTCATCGATTGCGCAAAGATGGTTTTGAAATCGATCACTTCGATCGTGGTGACGCAGCTCTGGAAGCCGCGCGGAAAACCAAGTATGATCTGGCCATTTTTGATGTAAAGATGCCTGGGATGGAAGGCTTTGAGCTGCTACAGAGGACCCGCGGAGACTCCATGAACCAAAAAACTCCGGTGATCATGCTGACATCCATGGGCAGCGAACAGGACATTTCCAGGGGCCTCAAATTAGGAGCAAATGACTACGTATTGAAACCATTCAGTCCCATGGAGTTGCTGGCCAGAATCCGACGCCTGTTGAAATGA
- a CDS encoding response regulator encodes MSYSLLIIDDDEDIRLILSSVLASIENLTIFEAADGATARKMMQNHRIDGIILDYQLPDISGEALLGFFKSSSSPGQPEVVMLSARDDKDLVEKWLHLGAKAVLRKPFNPFELLAQLRVHLEF; translated from the coding sequence ATGAGCTATTCACTATTAATCATAGATGATGACGAGGATATTCGCCTCATTCTCAGCTCAGTTCTCGCTTCAATAGAAAATCTGACAATTTTTGAAGCTGCAGATGGAGCGACGGCTAGGAAAATGATGCAAAATCACAGAATTGACGGAATCATTTTAGATTACCAATTGCCCGATATCAGTGGTGAAGCATTGCTGGGGTTTTTTAAAAGTTCGTCCTCACCTGGACAACCTGAAGTCGTTATGCTTTCCGCCCGAGATGATAAAGACCTGGTTGAGAAGTGGCTTCATCTGGGAGCCAAAGCGGTGCTAAGAAAGCCCTTTAATCCTTTTGAGCTTCTGGCTCAACTCAGGGTTCATCTTGAATTCTGA